In Pseudomonas fakonensis, one DNA window encodes the following:
- a CDS encoding methyl-accepting chemotaxis protein, which translates to MRNNQPITQRERTFPAQQRLISTTNAKGVITYCNDAFIEISGFSREELTGAPHNLVRHPDVPPAVFAHMWQTLKQGLPWMGIVKNRCKSGDHYWVNAYVTPVFDNNQVVGYESVRVKPTAEQIRRAEGLYQRINQGKPAVPRRDKWLPVLQDWLPFILISQVGFLIGNWLGHSWGFALAAGLSVPLGLLGLGWQQRGLKRLLRLAEQTTSDPLIAQMYTDSRGVQARLEMAMLSQDARMKTCLTRLQDSAEQLSDQARQSDTLAHQSSSGLERQRVETEQVAAAVNQMAATTQEVANHVQRTADATQEANRLTSQGRNIAGETRDAIERLSAAVGETGLTVTQLAKDSDEIGGVVDVIKGIADQTNLLALNAAIEAARAGEMGRGFAVVADEVRQLAQRTAESTGQIHNLIAKLQQTANNAVQTMETGHRQAQEGVERVMEADQALVGISEAVANITDMATQIAAATEEQTAVAEEISRNIATIADLADQTAGQAQRSALLSEELTSTAGTQYSLVERFNR; encoded by the coding sequence ATGCGTAACAACCAGCCGATTACCCAGAGAGAACGGACTTTCCCTGCCCAGCAGCGGTTGATCTCCACCACCAACGCCAAAGGCGTGATCACTTACTGCAACGATGCCTTCATCGAGATCAGCGGGTTCTCCCGCGAGGAACTCACGGGCGCGCCGCACAACCTGGTGCGCCACCCCGACGTGCCCCCAGCCGTGTTCGCCCACATGTGGCAGACCCTCAAGCAGGGCCTGCCGTGGATGGGCATCGTCAAGAACCGCTGCAAGTCGGGCGACCATTACTGGGTGAACGCCTACGTTACCCCGGTGTTCGACAACAACCAGGTGGTCGGCTACGAGTCGGTGCGGGTCAAACCCACCGCCGAGCAGATCCGCCGTGCCGAAGGCCTGTACCAGCGCATCAACCAGGGCAAGCCGGCGGTGCCGCGCCGCGACAAGTGGCTGCCGGTGCTGCAGGACTGGCTGCCGTTCATTCTCATCAGCCAGGTCGGTTTCCTGATCGGCAACTGGCTCGGCCACTCCTGGGGCTTTGCCCTGGCTGCCGGTTTGTCCGTACCGCTGGGCCTGCTTGGCCTGGGCTGGCAGCAACGCGGCCTCAAGCGCCTGCTGCGCCTGGCCGAACAGACCACCTCAGACCCGCTGATCGCGCAGATGTACACCGACAGCCGCGGAGTGCAGGCTCGCCTGGAAATGGCCATGCTCAGCCAGGACGCGCGCATGAAGACCTGCCTGACCCGCCTGCAGGACAGCGCCGAGCAGCTCAGCGACCAGGCTCGCCAGTCCGACACCCTGGCCCACCAGAGTTCCTCGGGCCTGGAGCGCCAGCGCGTGGAGACCGAGCAGGTGGCTGCCGCCGTCAACCAGATGGCCGCCACCACGCAGGAAGTGGCCAACCATGTGCAGCGCACCGCCGATGCCACCCAGGAAGCCAACCGCCTGACCAGCCAGGGCCGCAACATCGCCGGCGAAACCCGCGATGCCATCGAGCGCCTGTCGGCGGCGGTGGGTGAAACCGGCCTGACTGTCACCCAGTTGGCCAAGGACAGCGACGAGATCGGCGGCGTGGTCGACGTGATCAAGGGCATTGCCGACCAGACCAACCTGCTGGCACTCAACGCCGCCATCGAAGCGGCCCGTGCCGGCGAGATGGGCCGCGGCTTCGCCGTGGTGGCCGACGAGGTGCGCCAGTTGGCGCAGCGCACCGCCGAGTCGACCGGGCAAATCCACAACCTGATCGCCAAGCTGCAGCAAACCGCCAACAACGCGGTGCAGACCATGGAAACCGGCCATCGCCAGGCCCAGGAAGGCGTGGAACGGGTTATGGAAGCCGACCAGGCACTGGTGGGCATCAGCGAGGCGGTGGCCAACATCACTGACATGGCCACCCAGATTGCCGCCGCCACCGAAGAGCAGACTGCCGTGGCCGAGGAAATCAGCCGCAACATTGCCACCATCGCCGACCTGGCCGACCAGACCGCAGGCCAGGCCCAGCGCTCGGCGCTGCTCAGTGAAGAGCTGACCAGCACTGCCGGTACGCAGTACTCGCTGGTGGAGCGCTTCAACCGCTGA
- a CDS encoding transcriptional regulator translates to MLNVEQLKYSINHMAPERVCDAVLELRLDGIVTDEQTPFGKVHFNTCFAEIEALFQRAGFHRPLDVVGYQGLSYALFDPARWDAVQVLRWLKARCEPAGEAG, encoded by the coding sequence ATGCTCAATGTCGAGCAACTCAAGTACAGCATCAACCACATGGCCCCGGAGCGTGTGTGCGACGCCGTGCTGGAACTGCGCCTCGACGGCATCGTCACCGATGAGCAAACGCCCTTTGGCAAGGTGCATTTCAATACCTGCTTCGCTGAAATCGAGGCGCTGTTCCAGCGTGCCGGCTTTCACCGTCCGCTGGATGTGGTCGGCTACCAGGGCCTGAGCTACGCCCTGTTCGACCCCGCCCGCTGGGATGCGGTGCAGGTGCTGCGCTGGCTCAAGGCGCGTTGCGAGCCGGCCGGCGAGGCTGGTTGA
- the acnA gene encoding aconitate hydratase AcnA, with translation MPSLDSLKTLKTLQVAGHTYHYFSLTEAAGKLGDLQRLPMSLKVLLENLLRWEDGKTVSGDDLRALAAWLGERRSDREIQYRPARVLMQDFTGVPAVVDLAAMRAAMQKAGGDPQRINPLSPVDLVIDHSVMVDRYGTAQAFGQNVDIEMQRNGERYAFLRWGQSAFDNFRVVPPGTGICHQVNLEYLGRTVWTGEEDGRTYAFPDTLVGTDSHTTMINGLGVLGWGVGGIEAEAAMLGQPVSMLIPEVIGFKLTGKLREGITATDLVLTVTQMLRKKGVVGKFVEFYGDGLADLALADRATIANMAPEYGATCGFFPVDAVTLDYLRLSGRPDETVQLVEAYCKEQGLWRLPGQEPLFSDSLALDMAEVEASLAGPKRPQDRVALRQVSQAFDHFIELQPKPLAKEVGRLESEGGGGVAVGNADQAGEIDYSHEGQSHTLRDGAVVIAAITSCTNTSNPSVMMAAGLVAKKAVEKGLQRKPWVKSSLAPGSKVVTEYFHAAGLTPYLDQLGFDLVGYGCTTCIGNSGPLDEAIEKAITNADLTVASVLSGNRNFEGRVHPLVKTNWLASPPLVVAYALAGTVRMDLATDALGTGKDGQPVYLRDIWPSQREIAEAVAKVDTGMFHKEYAEVFAGDAQWQAIEVPQAATYVWQDDSTYIQHPPFFDDIAGPLPQIRDIQGAHVLAVLGDSVTTDHISPAGNIKADSPAGRYLREKGVEPRDFNSYGSRRGNHEVMMRGTFANIRIRNEMLGGEEGGNTLHIPSGEKLSIYDAAMRYQQEGTPLVVIAGQEYGTGSSRDWAAKGTNLLGVKAVLAESFERIHRSNLVGMGVLPLQFMAGDNRKRLGLTGKERIDVLGLSAGQIRPGMNLTLGITREDGSRQQVEVLCRIDTLNEVEYFKSGGILHYVLRQLIAA, from the coding sequence ATGCCCTCGCTCGATAGCCTGAAAACCCTCAAGACCCTCCAGGTGGCAGGCCACACCTACCACTACTTCAGCCTCACCGAGGCAGCCGGCAAGCTGGGCGACCTGCAGCGCCTGCCCATGTCACTGAAGGTGCTGCTGGAAAACCTGCTGCGCTGGGAAGACGGCAAGACCGTCAGCGGCGACGATTTGCGCGCCCTGGCCGCCTGGCTGGGCGAGCGGCGCTCGGACCGCGAAATCCAGTACCGCCCGGCGCGGGTGCTGATGCAGGACTTTACCGGTGTGCCGGCGGTGGTCGACCTGGCCGCCATGCGCGCGGCCATGCAAAAGGCCGGCGGTGACCCGCAGCGGATCAACCCGTTGTCGCCGGTAGACCTGGTGATCGACCACTCGGTAATGGTCGACCGCTACGGCACCGCCCAGGCGTTTGGCCAGAACGTCGACATCGAGATGCAACGCAACGGCGAGCGCTACGCCTTCCTGCGCTGGGGCCAGAGCGCGTTCGACAACTTCCGCGTGGTACCACCGGGCACCGGCATCTGCCACCAGGTCAACCTCGAATACCTCGGCCGCACGGTATGGACCGGCGAAGAAGATGGCCGCACCTACGCCTTCCCCGACACCCTGGTGGGCACCGACTCACACACCACCATGATCAATGGCCTGGGCGTGCTCGGCTGGGGCGTGGGCGGCATCGAGGCCGAGGCGGCCATGCTCGGCCAGCCGGTGTCGATGCTGATCCCCGAGGTAATCGGTTTCAAGCTCACCGGCAAGCTGCGCGAGGGCATCACCGCCACCGACCTGGTGCTGACGGTGACCCAGATGCTGCGCAAGAAGGGCGTGGTGGGCAAGTTCGTCGAGTTCTACGGTGACGGCCTGGCCGACCTGGCGCTGGCCGACCGCGCCACCATCGCCAACATGGCCCCGGAATACGGCGCCACCTGTGGCTTCTTCCCGGTGGACGCGGTGACCCTCGACTACCTGCGCCTGTCTGGCCGGCCCGATGAGACCGTGCAACTGGTCGAGGCCTATTGCAAGGAGCAGGGGCTGTGGCGCCTGCCCGGCCAGGAGCCGCTGTTCAGCGACAGCCTGGCACTGGACATGGCCGAGGTCGAGGCCAGCCTGGCCGGGCCCAAGCGGCCCCAGGACCGGGTCGCCCTGAGGCAAGTCAGCCAGGCCTTCGACCACTTCATCGAGCTGCAACCCAAACCCCTGGCCAAGGAAGTCGGCCGCCTGGAAAGCGAAGGTGGTGGTGGCGTGGCAGTGGGCAATGCCGACCAGGCCGGCGAGATCGACTACAGCCACGAAGGCCAGAGTCACACCCTGCGTGACGGTGCGGTGGTGATCGCCGCCATCACCTCGTGCACCAACACCTCCAACCCCAGCGTGATGATGGCGGCCGGGCTGGTGGCGAAAAAGGCCGTGGAGAAGGGCCTGCAGCGCAAGCCCTGGGTCAAGAGCTCCCTGGCTCCGGGCTCGAAGGTGGTCACCGAGTACTTCCATGCAGCGGGCCTCACGCCCTACCTCGACCAACTCGGCTTCGACCTGGTGGGCTACGGCTGCACCACCTGCATCGGCAACTCCGGCCCGCTGGACGAGGCCATTGAAAAAGCCATCACCAATGCCGACCTGACCGTCGCCTCGGTGCTGTCGGGCAACCGCAATTTCGAGGGCCGGGTGCACCCGCTGGTGAAGACCAACTGGCTGGCCTCGCCGCCGTTGGTGGTAGCCTATGCCCTGGCCGGAACCGTGCGCATGGACCTTGCAACCGATGCATTGGGTACCGGCAAGGACGGCCAACCTGTGTACCTGCGCGATATCTGGCCCAGCCAGCGGGAAATCGCCGAGGCCGTGGCCAAGGTCGATACCGGCATGTTCCACAAGGAATACGCCGAAGTGTTCGCAGGCGACGCCCAATGGCAGGCCATCGAGGTGCCGCAGGCAGCTACCTACGTGTGGCAGGACGACTCCACCTACATCCAGCACCCGCCGTTCTTCGACGACATCGCCGGCCCCCTGCCGCAAATTCGCGACATCCAGGGTGCGCACGTCCTCGCTGTGCTGGGCGACTCGGTGACCACCGACCACATCTCCCCCGCCGGCAACATCAAGGCCGACAGCCCGGCCGGGCGCTACCTGCGTGAAAAGGGCGTAGAGCCACGCGACTTCAACTCCTACGGTTCGCGGCGCGGCAATCACGAAGTGATGATGCGCGGCACCTTCGCCAACATCCGCATCCGCAACGAAATGCTCGGCGGCGAAGAAGGCGGCAACACGTTGCACATCCCCAGCGGCGAGAAGCTGTCGATCTATGACGCGGCCATGCGCTACCAGCAGGAGGGTACGCCGCTGGTGGTGATCGCCGGGCAGGAATACGGCACCGGCTCAAGCCGCGACTGGGCCGCCAAGGGCACCAACCTGCTGGGCGTGAAGGCGGTGCTGGCCGAGAGCTTCGAGCGCATTCACCGCTCCAACCTGGTGGGCATGGGCGTGCTACCGCTGCAGTTCATGGCCGGTGACAACCGCAAGCGCCTTGGCCTGACCGGCAAGGAGCGTATCGATGTACTGGGGCTGTCCGCCGGGCAAATCCGCCCGGGCATGAACCTGACCCTGGGCATCACCCGTGAGGATGGCAGCCGGCAACAGGTCGAAGTGCTGTGCCGCATCGACACCCTCAACGAGGTGGAGTACTTCAAGTCGGGGGGAATCTTGCACTATGTACTTCGGCAACTGATCGCCGCCTAA
- a CDS encoding CPBP family intramembrane glutamic endopeptidase gives MPVPYWIALFLFTLGYALALKHGEISLGALPVLVALLGSALLARRAVLWQTTLGHSLFLVLALGLALHWLPGFHNAKVIDDVVLSRGATPFSMNLNLDKPLIGLWVLLACPWLIVLRPRGMLLSLAVLRPLTLIACLGGAWALGLVAWAPNWPDVAWLWLANNLLLVSLTEELLFRGYIQGGLERLFKHEGLALGAASLLFGLAHLPLGWQWFYLSTLAGVGYGLAYRHGGLLVAVWCHVFVNLVHFSLFTYPMLAPA, from the coding sequence ATGCCCGTGCCATATTGGATAGCCCTGTTCCTGTTTACCCTCGGCTACGCCCTGGCACTCAAGCACGGTGAGATCAGCCTGGGCGCCCTGCCCGTGCTGGTTGCACTATTGGGCTCTGCCCTGCTGGCTCGACGCGCCGTGCTGTGGCAGACAACGCTGGGACACAGCCTGTTTCTTGTACTCGCCCTCGGCCTGGCCCTGCACTGGCTGCCCGGTTTTCATAACGCCAAGGTCATCGACGACGTGGTATTGAGCCGCGGGGCGACGCCTTTTTCCATGAATTTGAACCTGGACAAGCCGCTGATCGGCCTGTGGGTTCTGCTGGCCTGCCCCTGGCTGATCGTGCTGCGCCCGCGTGGCATGCTGCTGAGCCTTGCCGTGCTGCGCCCCCTCACGTTGATCGCTTGCCTGGGCGGCGCCTGGGCACTGGGGCTGGTGGCCTGGGCACCGAACTGGCCGGACGTGGCGTGGCTGTGGCTGGCAAACAACCTGCTGCTGGTCAGCCTGACTGAAGAATTGCTGTTTCGCGGCTACATCCAGGGCGGGCTGGAACGTCTGTTCAAGCATGAAGGCCTGGCGCTGGGCGCCGCTTCCCTGCTGTTCGGCCTGGCACACCTGCCCCTTGGCTGGCAGTGGTTCTACCTTTCGACCTTGGCGGGGGTGGGCTACGGCCTGGCCTACCGCCATGGCGGGCTGCTGGTGGCGGTGTGGTGCCACGTGTTCGTCAACCTGGTGCATTTCAGCTTGTTCACCTACCCGATGCTGGCCCCGGCCTGA
- a CDS encoding glutaredoxin family protein, whose translation MLPECQLFGTLGCHLCEVAEAVLMPFVDHGLLVELVDIAEDEALFERYGLIIPVLRRCDSSAELHWPFDAEQVVAFLG comes from the coding sequence ATGCTCCCTGAATGCCAGTTGTTCGGTACCCTCGGGTGCCATTTGTGCGAAGTGGCTGAGGCCGTGCTCATGCCGTTCGTCGACCATGGCCTGTTGGTCGAGCTGGTCGACATCGCCGAAGACGAAGCGCTGTTCGAGCGCTACGGCCTGATCATCCCGGTACTGCGCCGCTGCGACAGCAGTGCCGAGCTGCATTGGCCGTTCGATGCCGAGCAGGTGGTGGCCTTTCTCGGTTGA
- a CDS encoding pseudouridine synthase: MTTPFDPARQQASTVCLPPGQWRTVLDCLCDHFKAIGREVWLDRFARGRVLDAQGQAIAADLAYRPGMRLHYFREVPNEKPIPVQETILHMDEHLVVADKPHFLPVTPTGEYVEHTLLRRLIRRLDNPHLVPLHRIDRHTAGLVLFSANPATRGAYQRLFPERRIDKHYQAIAAAMPQHAFPLVHCSRLVHGEPFFRMHEVAGADNSETHACVLEKNGELWRYGLSPVTGKTHQLRVHMAALGAGICNDPFYPELVDEQDDYARPLKLLAQSLRFDDPLTGQERYFQSRLTLDW, from the coding sequence ATGACCACACCCTTCGACCCCGCCCGCCAGCAAGCCAGTACCGTATGCCTGCCGCCTGGCCAGTGGCGCACGGTGCTCGACTGCCTGTGCGACCACTTCAAGGCCATTGGCCGTGAGGTGTGGCTCGACCGCTTTGCCCGGGGCCGGGTGCTCGATGCCCAGGGGCAGGCGATAGCCGCTGATCTGGCTTACCGCCCGGGCATGCGCTTGCACTATTTTCGCGAAGTGCCCAACGAAAAGCCCATTCCGGTGCAGGAAACCATCCTGCACATGGACGAGCACCTGGTGGTGGCCGACAAACCGCATTTTCTGCCGGTGACACCGACTGGCGAGTACGTCGAGCACACCCTGCTGCGCCGCTTGATCCGCCGCCTGGACAACCCGCACTTGGTGCCTCTGCATCGCATCGACCGGCACACCGCCGGGCTGGTGTTGTTCTCGGCCAACCCCGCAACCCGCGGCGCCTACCAGCGGCTGTTTCCCGAGCGGCGCATCGACAAACACTACCAGGCCATCGCCGCAGCCATGCCCCAGCACGCTTTCCCGTTGGTGCATTGCAGCCGACTGGTGCATGGCGAGCCGTTTTTCCGCATGCATGAGGTAGCGGGCGCCGACAACAGCGAAACCCATGCTTGCGTGCTGGAGAAGAACGGTGAGCTGTGGCGCTACGGCTTGTCGCCGGTGACTGGCAAGACGCACCAGTTGCGGGTGCACATGGCGGCCTTGGGGGCGGGGATATGCAACGATCCGTTCTACCCTGAACTTGTGGATGAGCAGGACGATTATGCACGGCCGTTGAAGTTGCTGGCGCAGAGCCTGCGTTTCGACGACCCGCTGACGGGGCAGGAGCGGTATTTCCAGAGTCGGTTGACGCTGGACTGGTAG